Proteins from a single region of Strix uralensis isolate ZFMK-TIS-50842 chromosome 12, bStrUra1, whole genome shotgun sequence:
- the LOC141949015 gene encoding arylamine N-acetyltransferase, liver isozyme-like: MNIQEYFARISYNKSHKDADLQTLTDIFQHHIQAIPFENLSMHCGEPVKLDLQSTYNKIVRKNRGGWCLESNHLLFWALQELGYDTCILGGNSYEPAERAYTAEMNHILLKVVIKGDSYIVDAGFGGAYQSWQPLMLISGKDQPQTPGIFRFMEDNGTWFFEKVKRKHYIPEQSVPFTDTPELGNIRKIYTFTLEPRHIDDFQELNTYLQVSPDNILRKKSICSLQTTEGLYALVGWTFTEMKYNYMDDMDVVQITTLTDEEVEKTLKDKFNIVLENKLVPVNVRGLPPNLVDTLQF, from the coding sequence ATGAACATTCAAGAGTATTTCGCAAGAATTTCTTACAACAAGTCCCATAAGGATGCAGACTTGCAAACCTTAACAGACATTTTCCAGCACCACATCcaggcaattccttttgaaaaCCTCAGCATGCATTGTGGGGAGCCCGTCAAACTGGATTTACAGTCTACTTACAATAAGATTGTGAGGAAGAATCGTGGTGGATGGTGCCTGGAAAGCAACCACCTTTTATTTTGGGCCTTGCAAGAATTAGGCTATGACACCTGTATTCTTGGAGGAAATAGTTATGAACCAGCAGAGAGGGCGTACACTGCTGAGATGAATCATATCCTACTGAAGGTGGTGATCAAGGGAGATTCCTACATAGTAGATGCCGGTTTTGGCGGTGCCTACCAGTCGTGGCAGCCACTGATGTTGATTTCTGGGAAGGATCAACCCCAGACCCCCGGCATCTTCCGCTTCATGGAAGACAATGGCACCTGGTTCTTTGAGAAAGTCAAAAGGAAGCATTATATTCCCGAGCAAAGTGTCCCTTTCACTGATACTCCAGAACTGGGGAAtatcagaaaaatatatacattcacTCTCGAGCCACGGCATATAGATGACTTCCAGGAGCTAAACACGTACCTACAAGTGTCTCCAGATAACATACTTCGGAAGAAGTCCATCTGCAGCCTCCAGACCACTGAAGGGCTTTACGCCTTAGTTGGATGGACCTTCACTGAGATGAAGTATAACTACATGGACGACATGGATGTGGTGCAGATCACAACTCTTACAGATGAAGAGGTTGAGAAGACACTGAAAGACAAATTCAATATAGTGTTGGAGAACAAACTCGTACCAGTAAACGTTCGTGGCTTGCCACCTAATTTAGTGGATACGCTCCAATTCTAA
- the LOC141949018 gene encoding arylamine N-acetyltransferase, pineal gland isozyme NAT-10, whose protein sequence is MNLEEYFARTGYKGSLEKQDLETLTDIFQHHIRAVPFENLSIHCGEKITLELEHVYNKIVRRKRGGWCMENNQLLGWVLKRLGYDASFLGAYVFNPHQNAYATIMTHLVVKVVIDGKAYIVDGGFGVSYQMWQPMELVSGKDQPQAPGVFRFTEKNAIWYLEKMRRKQYIPNQNFSNSDLLEKKECRKVYMFSLEPRTVEDFSFQCTYLQTSPDSLFTKKSICTLQTTDGFRALIGWTLTETTYNYKENMDLVEFVTLEDEEVEKTLKEKFNITLERKLVPINVKGFYTI, encoded by the coding sequence ATGAACCTTGAAGAGTATTTTGCTAGAACTGGCTATAAAGGTTcccttgaaaaacaagatttagaAACCTTAACCGATATATTCCAGCACCACATCCGTGCTGTTCCTTTCGAAAACCTTAGCATCCATTGTGGGGAGAAAATTACTTTGGAGTTGGAGCATGTTTATAACAAAATCGTGCGGAGGAAGCGGGGTGGCTGGTGCATGGAAAACAACCAGCTGTTGGGCTGGGTCCTGAAACGCCTGGGGTACGACGCCAGCTTTCTGGGAGCATATGTGTTCAATCCACATCAAAATGCGTATGCCACTATCATGACCCATCTCGTTGTAAAGGTAGTTATTGATGGCAAAGCCTATATTGTTGACGGAGGCTTTGGTGTATCCTATCAGATGTGGCAACCGATGGAGCTTGTGTCGGGGAAAGACCAGCCCCAGGCTCCCGGCGTCTTTcgcttcacagaaaaaaatgccatCTGGTACCTTGAGAAAATGAGACGGAAACAATATATCCCCAATCAAAATTTCTCTAATTCTGATCTTCTGGAGAAAAAAGAGTGTCGGAAAGTTTATATGTTCAGCCTTGAGCCACGGACAGTGGAAGATTTCAGTTTCCAGTGCACGTACCTTCAGACATCTCCAGATTCCCTCTTTACAAAGAAGTCCATCTGCACCCTCCAGACCACTGATGGCTTTCGAGCGCTAATTGGGTGGACACTGACTGAGACCACATACAACTACAAGGAAAATATGGATCTGGTGGAATTCGTAACTCTTGAAGATGAAGAGGTGGAAAAAACACTCAAAGAGAAATTTAACATAACCCTAGAGAGAAAACTTGTCCCAATTAATGTCAAAGGATTTTATACAATCTAG
- the MPHOSPH6 gene encoding M-phase phosphoprotein 6, translated as MAGEVKTKLSKNLLRMKFMQRGLDSQTKKQLEEEEKKIISEEHWYLDLPDLKEKESFIIEERSFMPCEDLLYGRMSFKGFNPEIEKLMIQMNSRCKEEIEVDDKMEADVSDEEMARRYETLVGTIGKKFLRKRDQRVLQDEDEDGNSNTRPSKKAKKKFLKPQD; from the exons ATGGCCGGGGAGGTGAAGACGAAGCTGTCCAAGAACCTGCTGCGCATGAAG TTCATGCAAAGGGGTTTGGATTCACAAACTAAAAAACAactagaagaggaagaaaagaagataatTAGTGAAGAACACTGGTATCTTGATTTACCAGATCTAAAGGAGAAAGA GAGCTTTATAATAGAAGAGAGGAGCTTTATGCCATGTGAGGATCTACTTTATGGCAGAATGTCCTTCAAAGGATTCAATCCAGAAATCGAG aagttaatGATCCAAATGAACTctagatgcaaggaagaaattgaAGTGGATGATAAAATGGAGGCTGATGTGTCAGATGAAGAAATGGCCAGAAG ATATGAAACATTAGTGGGAACAattgggaagaaattcttgaGAAAAAGAGACCAGCGTGTACTCcaggatgaagatgaagatggGAATAGTAACACAAGACCTAgcaaaaaagccaagaaaaagtTCTTAAAACCTCAGGATTAA